The Acidobacteriota bacterium genome includes the window CGGAGGCCGCCGGCGGTACGTCCGGCCCTGCGATCGACGGCTACTCGACGCATCACGCTCGCGGCCTCGCGCCGCAGGCTCTCGCGTAACTCCGGGTCGCTCCAGGATCCGCACCAGAACCGAAAAAGGCCTGCACCCCCTTTGTGCCGTTTTCGACTCTTCGAAACTTACCTCGTCCTCTTCTGAGGACACCTCCCGAATGTCCTTGAAACGCAAGACGTTTCTCGTTCGCCGCTCCGGGCAAGAGCCCTCGCGGGCGCGGTGACCGGGTCGGTCCAGGCGATTCGGGTTGGGACGTGAGCGACCCCCCCTTTCAGCCGCCTGGAGCGGCACGCAAGGGTCTCCCATGTGCCGGCCTGTTTCAGGCCGCCGGGAGGGTCGCTCACGTCCAGAATTGATCCCTGCGGGAAGGCTCGGAGGTAGACCGGAACCACGGAGGCGACCAAGGATATGAACGTTGCGCCTACCCCACGGGGTTAAGCCCGCCGGCAACGGCAGTGGACACGAGTGTGCGGTTTTCGGTTGCCATTGACACTCGCTTCTGACGCCGGCTACAGCCGACCACAGGAGGAGCCGGGACTGAGCCTCTCCCGAGCGTGCCCAAGGCGCACAAGAACGCCCCAGCCGGAAGGCTACACGAGCCGGAACAGGCCCCGGTGAGCGGCCGTGGCCTTGCGCTCGGCTTCGTCGAATTCGCGCGCCAGCCGACGCACCTGATCAACTACAGGAGGAGCTTCGAACAACGCGCCCTGCACAGCCAGCCGGTCGAACGGGCGCTCGCGGCGACGCTGTTCCGCAGCCTCCAAGCGGTCCGCCTGCGCTTCCAGCGCGTTCGCCGTTTCCCGGAGTGTCAATGCGAGCCGGAGCATTGTATAGCGGGCCTCTCTGTGCCTCTCGGCCGCGCTCAGCATGCCGTCTACGCTATCACCCATCCGTTCCGCTTCCGCAGTCACGCAACGGACAGATACGGCTGCCCGGTCTACGCACAAGCGCAAAGGACACCCGTACCGAGGCCCAGAGGACCCGGAGCAGTGGCCTGTCGCAGCAGCGCGGTGAGGTCTTGCCCGCTGGCTTAGGCCGCCCGCCTCTAATGGACTACGCCGAATGTCGCGGTTACGCCGCACGGGGTCAGCGCGTCGATGGCGAGGGCGTGGACCCAAGCCCCCGCTGCGGCAACTGAGACCGGATCTTCCTGGCCGCCGACGCCCACCAACGGCGCGACGACAGACAGGGCGGTGACAAGTATGGCGGGGCGACTCACCACTAGGTCAAGGTTCGCTAGCTGCGTTCAGGAAATCAGCGCAACCCTCCAGGAACGTAGACAGCATCTCCATCGTTCGGCGGAGATCGACAGCGTTGAGAGCGGGCTGCTGGAAGCCACGCCGAATCCCGGTCTTCGTATCGGCGTAGCGGAAGCTCTCGCCCTTGGGATCCCAAGCAGCAAGGACCTCGATCCAACCGTCCACGGCAAGGACGGCGTCGTCTTTGTCGTCGCCAGCTTGTTCCAGCAGCGTCTTGACCTTGGTCCAGAGCCTCTGGAGATCATGGTTACGGTCCTCATCGGGTAGATCTGCCTTTGTGTACAGGACGATGCAGGTCTTCAAGTACATCTCGACGCTGTGCCGGTAGCAGTAGAGGGCTGGACGCATGACCCAGTCCCTCTGGTTGTTGAGACAGTGCTCTAGCAGAGCATCTCCGGCCGCCTGGAACTGCGAAGCCACGAACGAGGGGTCGTTGATCTGCAGATAGGTGTGGTGATGCCCGTCTCGGAAGAGTGGCACGCCGAGTCGAGGCCACGGTAGCTCATGGTCGCTCATTCCTCAGTTCGCTGTTTCCTGGACCTGCCTGTCCAACAATCCCGCCCCTCGGTTCTAGGTGGACTCTACCTCCGTTCCGCTGAACTTGGCATCGCCGACGACGTAGGTGTCCCACGCTCCAACCCACACACCTAGGCCGCTTCTAGGCGGCGATGGACGCCCCGATAAGCTACGACAGCACCGGAACGGGAAACGGGACATGGCCGAACTACTCCGAACACCTGAGCGTTCGGGCTGCAGCCGGGACGGAACGCCAAGCCGAGCCGGCGCCGACGAACGAAGCCTCGCCGAGTGGCACGCCACGCTCGTCCGAGAGACTCAAGCCAGTAGCCGACAACCGGTGCCGCACAGTGCAACGGCCGAGCGTGGCGTGCCACTCGGCGAGGCTTCGTTCTTCGGCCACTCGGCCGATTCGCTGACCGTCCGACTCACCTGGCCGACAGCCGCACTTCCCGCCGTGGTCAGGACAAGCATCCTCACGGTCACGAACGGACCGGGAACGTTCACGGAACTAGCGGCCCTGCTCGCTCCGCAACGGCTTGACGGTGCCGTCTCGTGGGTCAATGACGACGCGGCGGCGCTTCGGCCTCGGGTCCTCGTCGAGTCCCGTGAGGATCCGACCCGCCCTCACGGCCGCGCTGGTCGGACTCGTGGGCGGCTTCTTCTTCGGCTTTGTCATCTGGACCGACAGTACGGCGCACAGATGGTTTCTGTCAATAGCCTCCGGTGCTACCGTCTCTGAGTCAGAGACGCAAAGGAACGAAGAACCACTTACCGGCAACGTTGCCGGTCCGCTATCGTAGGGGGAGGAGTGGTTCGAGACGGCGCCCCGCCCTCCTGCTGTTCTCCGCCATCTGTGGTCTGGTCGTGATCGGCTCCATGCCGGGCAGCGCGGTGGCGAGCCAAGAGGTCAGACTCAGCGCGAAGGTCAGCAAGTTGGTCGAGTGGCTGGAGAACGAGCACGGCATTGAGGTTGGGGAGAGGGTCGCCGACGGTGCGGTTTCCGTTCGGAGATGCCGACCAGAAGGCCGTCTCTTTGTTCCTCTCCTCCGAAGAGGCGTGCGGGGGACTCAAGCGCTAAGGCCGTCTCTTTCGCCGCGCTGACGAACCGCTCCGGACCCTGTGGGGACGGTGCGGGTTCGCGGCCAAGGAGGTAGTACGATGAGCGGCTCACCACGGTAGGAGAACCGTCATGCGCCACCTAGCACCTGTGCTGCTACTGACCCTCGTGGCCTCGGCCGCACCTGGCTTCTGAACTCTGGAGAAGAAGATGCAGACGATAGTGCGAGCCCTCGTGTGTGCTGTACTCGCCTCGGTCCCAGCAGCTGAGGCGAGCGACACACTCGATGTAGCGACCTGGAACATCAAGTGGTTCGGAGACAGCGACAGAGATCCCAAGGACGGTCCCCAGTTCTCAGGGGTCAGAGATGTGATTCGGACCACGCAACTGGAACTGTGGGCGGTGCAGGAAATCGAGGACAGCCGCGACTTCGGACGGCTTCTGCGAGATCTGCCCGGTTACGAAGGATTCCTGGTCCGGGATGGCAGAGTCGAGAACGGTTCTACCGACTACACTTGGAGCCAGCAAGAAGTAGGGATCATCTACAGAACCGACACTGTGACGATTCGAGGCGCGCGAGTCGTTCTTGGGCACCTCGCCGAGCGAGGTAGCCGCCCACCGTTTGCCACAGGCCGTCCACCTTTGGAGGTGGTGATCAGTGTTCCCGCCCACGACGAGATCGTCCTCCTTATACTCCACGCAAAGGCTTTTAGCGATGAGGATTCGCAGCGTCGGCGGCAGGAAGCAGCGGAAGCGCTGCATCAGTACATTCTCGATACTTGGGCATCCACGCCCGTGGTTGTGCTTGGCGACTTGAACGACGAGATCGACGATGAGGGTCCCTATGCAGTGTTCGCGAACGACTCGCGAGAGTGGTTCGCTCCGACGGCGGACTTGAGTGGGTCTCACGAGTCTGGTGCTATGTGGGACCACATCCTCGTCTCAGACGAGGCGGCGTGCTGGTATGTCTCGGACTCCGCCGAAGTTCTGAGTGTCGAAAACGCCAGTTCGATCAGTGATCACTTCCCGGTTGTGGCCAGCTTTGAGGTTGGCGAGTCCTGCGACAGCCCTTGACTCGTTGTTCCGGCTCCCGGACGTGCGCCGGGAGGACAACGACATGAGACACTGGGGTCGCTCACTCTTCTCGTCTCCGACCCGAGTATGCCCCGAGCCCCACCAGGCGACGAAACCCTCAGTGGGCAGTAGGGAGTTGAGCGGAAGCCATCTTGTAGCGCGATAGAGTCTCTACATGGGATGGCTGGTCTCGCGGTTCGTGGTCGTAGCTCTGTTGCTCGGAGCCGGCGCGCCGCTCTCGGCTCAGGAAGCTCCAGGACCGTTGT containing:
- a CDS encoding endonuclease/exonuclease/phosphatase family protein — its product is MQTIVRALVCAVLASVPAAEASDTLDVATWNIKWFGDSDRDPKDGPQFSGVRDVIRTTQLELWAVQEIEDSRDFGRLLRDLPGYEGFLVRDGRVENGSTDYTWSQQEVGIIYRTDTVTIRGARVVLGHLAERGSRPPFATGRPPLEVVISVPAHDEIVLLILHAKAFSDEDSQRRRQEAAEALHQYILDTWASTPVVVLGDLNDEIDDEGPYAVFANDSREWFAPTADLSGSHESGAMWDHILVSDEAACWYVSDSAEVLSVENASSISDHFPVVASFEVGESCDSP